The DNA sequence cAAAACGATAACTTCAAAccaaatatcatgaaaaaagGCTACCGATAACGCATACAATGACAACCGACACGAGTGGCAGAATAGTAACTCCATTGATTGTGAAACTCccagaattaaaaaaatcccGAGGAAATCTATAGAGAAAATCGCCCCTTAGGGACTCTCAAGTCAGATTCAGTACGTAACAACATTTCgtttaaaaggaaaattgaagCTCCGAGTGCAAAATGGGCATTTCTTACTTGCAGTGTCTTAGGATCTCCGTTAACGTTTCATCcactaaaattaaagaaaatgaattaaagtccttaaaatttaactgaatCCTCTATAACATattacaatgctgaaaattaaacaaattagaaaattcTCCTAGTGCTCCGCTCTCTATAATAGAAATCGACAATGAAGATTCTTTAACGAAAAAATGCGCTTTCTGCACCcaacccttcaatttttgatgatATGAGCAAGTGACTTACCAAATTAACACTAAATGGTTTATGAACAAACTGACTGGTCAAATATCATGGAATATCGGAAAAATGGCTGGCGAAACTCGCACAATAACGGATACAAGTTTTCTCATCCGACTCAAAAGCGACTCAGCAAAAAATCGAATCGGACGGAATAAGTTatgtttcaaaataattgatAGCGGGGCGAGGAATCGCCAAACTTGACAGAAAAATCAACTCTTCAAAATCACAATCCACTGAAATGGACTGAACCGTCACCTCCAGACTTCACGGACCCTGCGCACCTGACTAGTGACTGCCGCAAGACGTTTCACGTAGCGTCTCCGATCAGTCTCTGGTAAGGGGGTAAGGAGGGGGCTATGGGTGGTCAGATAAGCCGAACATCCGCTTGGTAGAATCTCTGTCTGGTCTTCTGGCGACAGGTAACACCGGCCCGGCCGGTGGCCGgtatcggagaaaattctctTATCGAGGCTCTGATGAAAAAGGAAATCGGCAGTATAAAGGGTCATTCAAAAGTCACTCTCCACTGGTCATAACTTGAATTCTAATTATGATACcgacttgcggtttaagacgtttttcctcatatcgaggagGGAAACTTCTTTAGGTACATTCCAGTTTTTGATTCCCTCGGGAGAGGGGGGCTGGGGCGACTCAAatatttcaaatggccacccccctcatggcagtggtgcgtgacttttgaataaccctgtataaaagGGATAGAGCCtgcactggggggaaaaaaacacattggatctagagtccagactcttgaaaacattgacaagaaaaaatactcttgattcaatcagatttttgcttaaatcaaaggaaatccgctcaaatgaagaggcttggttcttgatttaagcaaaaatccgatcgaatcaagagtattttttcttgtcgatgtttttaagagtctggaatttagatccaatgtgtgtttttttttccagtgtgggtgtTGTCGAAGTGGTGATGACAGATATCAGGGGGAAAACTTAGGCAAGGAAGGGTGGGACGGATAGTCACCCCTGCCCAAAACACGAATCTCCAACTCCGTTCCTACAAAGGACAAAGTAAAGCAAGAAGACGAAACAAAGTcgcaattgaggcgttgggtgcagagagGGTATTTCTTGggtgcggtgtttcagaatttctacTGCCGctgatttatattttagagaggaaactgtTGGGTGCAACTGTTTGGGGTTtcgagaaaatcaaaatgaacaatCAGGGGTGCAAACTGTTCTAGGCCTCCGCAATATTCTGCCATGCGCTGGGTTTCCGCGAAAAGATTATAACAACACgccggtcaaaattttgtggaattttttactaattGAGTTTTCGGGTGATGCAGGAAGGGTATTTCTTGGTTGAGGTGTTTTAGATTCCTCACTGCTAGTGTAAGTTTAAGAGATGAAATTATTgcgtgaattttctgaaactttcaattttaagcATCGTGAAATCGtagagaaaattcagtaaaagttttaacGAATTTCATGGATTTGCCTTAACTTTAGTGGATAAAACGTTAACCGAGAtcctgaaacaccgcaaccaagtaATGCCCTTTCTGCATTTAGCgctttaattttagaatgtgtgccagAGTTGCATTCCTTTACCATagttgaaaatctgaaatatctaacaaaaaaaacaaaaaaaatctcagcCTCCACAATTTTTGCACCTCCGTAAACAATCGCCTCCCGGGGGCTTACACGTCTTacactgccacgctaaggagCAACGCAGTTTAAGCCAGTCctattgataaaacacgaatttccgggtacaaacttataaatatttttcgtccaatttttcagataatgtttctcgcaatttcacccaaagttcctgaaaatttcaaggaaaattattcctagctttccaaaaaaataaaccttttactgaaggaaaggccactctcgaatgttcgcacggcgctcttccttagcacggcagtatactacaCATAACCATATCTCCTTCGAAGAAATACGATTTTCAGTGATATAAATGCAAGCAACTCACCAAATAAATACTGCTGAAGCGCATACCGCATACTCAGGGACAGAATGACTTCCAGAACGATATCCTCCAACCGAAAATCATGAaagtcacggaaaaaaaatgccaCCGAAAACTCTCACAACTgacaagaatgagaaaatactAGCTCCACTGACGGTGGTACTTAGCAAACTCTAGAGTTAGACCGGAGAAGTAGCGTTTCAAAATCACAAGCGCTTTTATCGGGCCCGCGAACTGTcgaattttacagaaaaaattagTTCCTCAAAATCGCAAGCTATTGTATAGAGGTGAACCGCCTCCCTCGGTTTGACGTACCCGACTACGGCACGTGTAGCTGGACGTCTTGTTCGATCAGtctcgggaggggggggggaggggggggggagctaggaCTGTTGTAGGGGTGGTCACTGCGTATTCAGATACGCTGATCATCCGTTCGGCAGAATCTCGGTTTGGCGACCggccggcgcacggtggatcgagtcttcaggagaggtcggacgtaaaatttttgactaaaactgaaaatttagatgtttatttcgttaccaATTCAATTTCTGAAGATGACACTGAGAGGAAATTTCACCATGAAGCCGATGAAACCGCCCTCAAACTGCttcgtttcatattttcgaaagcACAAgcatttcaaagtttccagattgtGTCCGACTTGTGTGCGGCGGCGCGGTGTCGGAGAAAATTCTCTTATCGAGACCCAGAAGAGATCGCAACTCTCCTAAGCATGAATCCATCCACTCTAccttgctaagaaaaaacgccgtatgtacatccgagagttgccaaattggcaacattggaaaCAGGAAAAACTCCAAGGTCTTTGCAAAAACTCAGGACCGACGCGAAACTGTCGATTTCTCCGTTTATTTGCCGGGCTCGGCGGAACCGATCTCCATCCAttcaaatccattgaaaatatggattttgcgtgaggcaagctgcctcactaagaatcgattattttccatacatttaaatggaggaaaatcagtttttagactttcaagaatcgccacagCGGTCAAGGCGGATACCGAGTCTTATTTGCTGCACCTTtatgattaaaaggaagtgacattATTCACTGCATTTTTCCTAATAAATTTCTACTTGTGTTCCAGTTGCAAATTTGCTCGGTAACTTCTGCGTTGCTGTGACCTACGAACTTTTCATCACTCTAGGACTAATAACTGCAGTTCCTGTGTCAGCCGGTAAGTTGCAAATCATTGTTTAGGtaccaccctggtaaaaattggcagtagaatctgtgttccaaaataccatagacctacggccggctgtaagatttccaatagcttctattcttctatagccggctacacaatttcttgcagccttttatagccgatggcgattaagcaactcacagccaggcgatgaagtgtatgctaaacgtcactaattacggatgctaggacttagtgagtttttggaccactgctctctttttgggctgtagtatcttgatttattttgcgaggaaagctccgtacttttgatggatgcctgccattcctaatatattagagcgccttcagtttcgtatgatactgtgtaatacctctggtgtgaaatagttgcttcaagcgccgtggcacgctgcggtgtggcaggcgagcagccagcgcgagacgcgcatcggcgcctacaaacctaacagggatacttcacgcgttgcgcaatgcgtgcagtatccctgttaggtttgtaggcgccagtgcgtcgccgctccgctttgtgttaggctctataTTTAATtcggcggagtcagcgttattcaactcatgattttgaaatgtttgcacatcctgtatggattattctcgttttaattgatgaaaaaaatatgtattaaaggaaaatattatgtgtgttttgtaaatattaaggcggttccgtatcaaacttaatgatttccaaagcacacgaatttctacacaatttcttatagccttttataatcgatggcgaaaaagcaacagccaggcgataaagtgtaaagcccggctataggaactatagtccggctgcataattttttatcgcttcgtatagcccggccgtatggttttctccgcattctacagccagctatatgattttctgtagccttttttagccggctataagaattcctatggtattttgaaacgcaactcttatcgccaatttttaccagggcgctTATAAGCAGGTCTATATTTGACCTCGTATATTTAAAAATACACTCTGCCAGAATTCTGCGcattataattaaaattttctgattttgatgAGCTTTCTGgagtttcttcaattttataaGTTTGAAGATTAAAATAGAACTGTGAAACTCAAAATTCCGCCTTAAACCTTTAAGTTGGTCAGTGAAAAGTGCAATGATTCAAAGAGAGCTTCAGCTTTGACGAAACAAGCAAATCTTCTCTCATACTATTGTAAGTGATCTTCAAAAGCAACACTTGACTATCCGCAGAAATCGTATCTTCCACGGAGAGATATTTCACATAGAGCAGACTTTCGTGAAGTTTGACCGACTAATAAGAATGTCAGGTTTTGGGTAATATACTTCGAAGAACGAgctattcatttttgtacttcACTTTTGTACctatagaaaaaattaaacaagtgAAATCCAACAATTTTAGCTGCGAATATGGAAGATTGAAACTTCAAATAGCATTAACTGTTGGACTTtgaaatattgttaaaatgagcgaataaaaaaaaagaaagaaattaaaacatgTACGCGCTTAGGAAACCCCCTCTGTTCTTTTTCAAGTAATGTTCATGTGAAATTTGTCATAAAAAAAGTATGTAAATGAAGTTTGATGACTTCTAGAAATCACTCATATCGATACTAAACattaaataaacttcaaaaaatacGAAGTGAAGAACTAAAATTTGTTACGAATTATAACTTAAAATTCACCGAagtaaagtaataaaaaaaacttgcgAGAAGGTGAGATggcatttttacgtaaaaaaaaaacaaaaacaaaaatgttttcTACCTCCAACATCTTAATAGGTTTTAAGGGTATCCTTTTAAAAGTTACGAGTTTTTTACCTATTTTAAACAGTCTATCGCACTAGGTACCTAGGTCTATCgtaatatttcaaactgcaAACTTTAAATCATCTTAGCACCGGTCCGGTTGGATACTTCTCGTCGTTTGCTGATCTTCGGCACTAAGGACCTTTTGCCATATGGCTATTGATGATCACATTTCTATAGCACCCTATTTGACATAAATACGTACATAActttacttttaaaatcttTTCCAGCTCTAGATGTTGTTCTATACGGCGCAGATTTCAAAGGCATGAAACTAgcgggaataattttaatatcAATAGGATTCTTCTTGGTCATGTTCCCCAACAACTGGCCGGATTACATCACTCGAGTGCTCAGGTATGTAGTGAGCTTTTATTTCTATCCGCAATCATCGATAAAGGAGACATCGATTCCTTTTCTACTAGAGAAGCTGATTGAGATAAAGCTCGGTAGGAGTCTTCCTTACTCATGTGATCCTCAAAGAAGTTCCGTCTTTTTACCAGCTTCACATACTTTAACCCTTAGATGTCCAAGACTTTGTCTATACGTGAAGTTTCAAATTGACTCGTGCTTATAAATACATTGAGTCTGATAGTTTTTGGATtattatatatcgacggtgtaagtcggcaatcacataactcgatttgcgacgtcgcagatttcctgtcatactttgtttttttaaacggaaaactactcgacggcaattctttgaaactgtcgtgatttttcttctctgtgtgatgGAAATTCTGCTAAAACTTCACGGAATGATGGCCATTCGCTCACCTTTAAAAAAGAACATAGAGgtcccaattttttaatttacgaTTTGCGTTGTCCAGGAAGATACGATTGCGTTGTCCAGGAAGatcatcgatttttgaatccaaAAATTCCTAGGGATGcaccagaaacaaaaaagaaacacacatgctgattagaagagaaaaaagtacatgtaaacttaaagatggagataaatatctctgaaatctttatcagtgtataagtcgcagggagtcagcaatcgccggcaatttgcaagctccgtacttgtcaattcgtcaaattgtaattacCATAACATCGATATTAGTAAAGATTTctttacgccttcaaatccagcgatactctccgctttgccaaggagttagtttagttgcttaaccgaacctaacacagattattgatgacatttcacgaactcgcgagtgtgctagctggcacAATGTATCCAAAAAGAAGGGggctaacgtatgtttgaattcaaagcataataatccctacttccgatctcgttttttcactttaaaacgatttaatttgttgattaaacacgaatagattgcaatttgctggcaattgctaattgcctgcaacatatatacctgagaatgtttttgaagaaataaacgagaaaaaaaattattgactgaaaaatcacaatcactgcctgtgcaaatgttaattaaacaatACTAACGCACTTTATAGATGgcgaaagtgcagaagtgcgaatcccggaaaacacgattttccaggagagtaaaaaactgtctgcattccACTTTACTGTcggtagaagggtaataattcttgaggatatagcaagaataagatgttttttcaaaactccatCAGCAGTTTAAATAATTTCTCggactgttagaaaatacggcagaaatgccgaggtTCGCGTTTTTGGTACAAATCGACACTTCATCAGGAGATACGCATATTTggaattagtgttttaaacttgttggtggatttggatcatttaaatacagaaaaaagggtttcaaacttgaaattccttatcagataagatttagttcgtcatcgatgctccatccatccatgcTTTCCGCTTTCCAAATAgaccagtggacaaagtacattttcttaaattttgattattcacagttactcaaagaaagctaatttaatccgtgcgaaactttttaaattcacaaccgcctttgagtaagttgcgatcttgtaaacggcgactccTTCAGTTTCGCTTCTGAATACGATGACCGAACAAAGGGACTTAAATTAtacaatctgatccagccgcctgcGCTCTCTTCTTACGAATGAGACGTAGAGACCAAAAgcaatcttattattttttaaaaataatattcctcggcatttttcgGATATGCGGCACGatttaaaaaccgaaattatgaactttttggtaCAAATCATTGTACAAGTCCACTCACAGTAGATACAgatgaacgccttcaaatcaatccacagacttaatgcaaaattctgataccactattcgtgcatcagggcagtcattttgcatacccggccatttgaaggcgaatcattgacttcaAACAACGGGGTAAGAAGCCGGAACCACAATCCTGGCCCATCAGAAGCCATAGCCGGGGGTcccccccctggcccctaaggagcgaaacccgggggtcagcccctggcccctaagaagccaaacccgggggtcagcccctgaccctaaggagccaaacccgggggtcagccccctgaccctaaggagccaaatccgggggtcagccccatggcccctaaggagccaaacccgggggtcagccccctggcccctacgaagccaaacccgggggtcagccccctgaaccctaaagagccAAACCAGGGGGTCAgcccctggcccctaaggagccgaacccgggggttagtcccctgaaccctaaagagccaaacccgggggtcagccccctggcccctaagaagccaaacccgggggtcagccccctgaaccctaaagagccaaacccggggtcagccccctgaaccctaaagagccaaaccctggggtcagccccctgaaccctaaagagccaaacccggggtcagccccctgaccctaaggagccaaacccggggtcagccccctgaaccctaaagagccaaacccgggggtcagccccctgaaccctaaagagccaaacccgggggtcagccccctgaaccctaaagagccaaacccgggggtcagccccctgaccctaaggagccaaaccgggggtcagcacccctgaaccctaaagagccaaaccctggggtcagccccctgaaccctaaagagccAAACCTGGGGGTCAGctagccccctgaaccctagagAGCCAAACCTGGGGGTCAGctagccccctgaaccctaaagagccaaaccctggggtcagccccctgaaccctaaagagccaaacccggggctcagccccctgaaccccaaAGAGCCAAACTTGTGGGTCAGCCCCttggcccctaaggagccaaacccgcgggtcagccccctgaaccctaaagagccAAATCCgcgggtcagccccctgaaccctaaagagccaaacccgggggccagccccctgaaccctaaggagccaaagccggagGCTGTCCTCCTGGCCCCTAGGGAGCTCTCTTAGTCACCGGCTGTTTGTTTGATAGAGCATTTCGTCGCTTGACTGACATAAGGAcataactacacattgagatgagcccggaaaagcattgaattgtatggaagacaaGGTTCATTGCGGAGTGTAGTTGCGCttttatgtcaggtaggcgacaaTTTAGTGTATGTTCTGCATTAATAGATGACttacgtttaaaaaattttcttgaaattgaaaaacttaGCGCAGAAGTGCACAACTTTTCAACCACGCGTGTCAATGAGCGTGATTGCCACGATTTGTGATGACGTTAAAGGGGAGGAGAGATTATGTCATATATTTTTTATAAGTTTGCTCACGGCGTTTAAGGATGAAACTGTAAAATAACTTTGAagaatgaggtttttttttttgtttatttggtccaaaggaaaaaaatataaattgtgatttttggtaaaaatgggggagggcCAATTCCACGAGGGAagattcactaaaactctctaaaCATCtatggtgcaacaggacttaactatctttcaagaaaatcccacctAGTCATatctgaaccggataaaccttttgatttgcctcagctaaagtctcttggatttttcctgtgtacgataacttcGCGACGGCAAAGGGCGGGGGCAGCGTTGCTCCGAGCTACTATctcgccacggaggtgttgcacagtatcatacgagattgaaggcaccgGATCATGCccgatggcatctttcaaaagcacgctGTCCCCTCGCAAATAAAGCGAGTGATGACGACAAAAAGCGGTAGTCGTAAAACTTACCAAGTCCTGCTGTCCATATTCagtgacgtttagcatgatttttgaatttcattagaggaaaaagtgacttgaatCGAGCAAAAATATGCTCAATTTTACCGTCGAGAAGATTTTCTTATGAATCAATAACAAAAATAATGCTTGTACATAGAAGGAAAGATGCTTCTATGacaagaaaagtcacttacatcgaGTAGAAAGCCGCTTTCATTCagcaattttattcttgattcaaaataaaatctcctTGACGGTAATGTCGGAATGTTTTTTCCTGAGTCAAAAACACtttcaagtcacttttttctctaatgaaattcaaaaattatgccaaACGTTAATAAtacagatgctaggacttggtgagttttctTGGagtaccgctctctttttgcttgaccttgatttattttgcgaggaaagctcgcACTCTTAAAGTATGTCCGTCGGACTTGAtgcgttggagcgccttcaattgcgtatgaaactgtgcaacacctctgttgcggaatagttgcttgcagcgcCGTGGCACTACGCAGCGCCGGCGGGCAACCAGGCGCACaggcgcccacaaacctaacagggatacttcacgcattacgcaatgcgggaagtatccctgttaggtttgtaggcgccagccaGCGCCCCAGCGCGTCTTCCGCGCTGGTATCACGCCGCTGGATGACCCACTAAGTGGGATTTTCTGGTCAGAAAAGCTCCACGAGCCCGGTGAATCGCGCGCGGAGCCTCGGAACCACACGCAATCGATTCAGCGCCTAGGATCTACTACCACAACTTCGCCTACTATTTAGGATTTAACACTAATctcgagatttttcttcttatttatgatcgagaaaaatcgacagtgACAGTGGCACCAGGTACCGGTACCATTTTTCCTTTGTATGATTTCAGTTGTATTCAAGcgattgtttccttttcctttctttattttgcaaaacgAAAGTTTGAATCAATTGAACTCTTCCACAAGGAGAGTTTATAACAGTTTGCAAGATTGCTTGTTTATTTAGGTTATAGCTAGGTCTCTCGTCGTGCAAACCTGACTGTCAGCCATCAAGAAAAACTGTCCGCATAGGTATACGCGGTAAGTTAggaaaagcgtgttacaaactacgcaaatTGCGCGTTATGAAGTGGCTTTGACACTCTTTTGATGTGCCTTACGTGATTTTTGAGCGAATGTTTCCCTTAAAAAATAtgttcagttggctgtatctctttcTAGCAACGGACCCATTttcggggtcaaaatcgaaagttctccaaTCTGGCTAAAACCAAATAAGTC is a window from the Bemisia tabaci chromosome 10, PGI_BMITA_v3 genome containing:
- the LOC140225644 gene encoding solute carrier family 35 member F3-like, producing MLFKKVIGNASYGQIALFFSVIGLNAALLWPLCLALYFTGVEVIHWDQIPWPALLSASILSLVANLLGNFCVAVTYELFITLGLITAVPVSAALDVVLYGADFKGMKLAGIILISIGFFLVMFPNNWPDYITRVLRYVVSFYFYPQSSIKETSIPFLLEKLIEIKLGRSLPYSCDPQRSSVFLPASHTLTLRCPRLCLYVKFQIDSCL